A portion of the Burkholderia sp. GAS332 genome contains these proteins:
- a CDS encoding alcohol dehydrogenase, propanol-preferring yields MTSKMQAAVVEQFGKPLVLKELDIPEPGPGQILVKTEACGVCHTDLHAASGDWPLKPTLPFIPGHEGIGIVTALGAGVTAVKEGDRVGVPWLYSACGHCEFCLAAREPVCAEAQFGGYTKNGGFAEYIVADPNYVAHIPAHLAARDAAPLICAGITSYKGIKETQARPGEWVVVSGVGGLGHLGIQYAKAMGLHVCAVDIDDGKLAHAKRLGADAMVNAKDGDAIAAVRKATGGGAHGVLITAPSLGAFKQGVGMTRKCGTCVLVGLPPGEFPTPLFDVVANCITIRGSFVGNRRDMAEALAFAADGKVKADIELQPLSAINSVFHRLAHGDVPSRVVLEFAKG; encoded by the coding sequence ATGACATCCAAAATGCAAGCTGCTGTTGTTGAACAGTTCGGCAAGCCGCTAGTGCTAAAGGAACTGGATATTCCCGAGCCCGGTCCAGGCCAGATTCTGGTGAAGACCGAAGCCTGCGGCGTATGCCACACCGATTTGCATGCCGCGAGCGGGGACTGGCCGTTAAAGCCTACACTGCCGTTCATACCGGGGCATGAAGGCATCGGTATCGTCACCGCACTCGGCGCGGGTGTCACGGCGGTGAAGGAGGGGGACCGCGTCGGTGTGCCATGGCTCTACTCCGCTTGCGGACATTGCGAGTTTTGCCTCGCGGCACGCGAGCCCGTGTGTGCCGAAGCACAGTTCGGCGGCTATACGAAGAACGGCGGTTTCGCCGAATACATCGTGGCCGACCCGAACTATGTAGCCCATATCCCAGCCCATCTGGCGGCTCGCGACGCGGCGCCCCTCATCTGTGCAGGGATCACCTCGTACAAAGGCATCAAGGAGACCCAGGCGCGGCCAGGTGAATGGGTCGTGGTCTCTGGCGTCGGTGGCCTCGGACACCTCGGCATTCAATACGCCAAGGCGATGGGCCTGCACGTCTGCGCAGTCGACATCGACGACGGCAAGCTCGCGCATGCCAAACGCCTTGGCGCCGACGCGATGGTCAACGCAAAGGACGGCGATGCGATTGCGGCTGTCAGGAAGGCCACTGGGGGCGGTGCGCATGGCGTGCTGATTACGGCGCCGTCGCTGGGCGCATTCAAGCAAGGCGTGGGCATGACGCGCAAATGCGGTACCTGTGTGCTGGTTGGGCTGCCGCCGGGCGAGTTTCCGACGCCCCTGTTCGATGTCGTGGCGAACTGCATCACGATTCGCGGCTCGTTCGTCGGCAATCGCCGCGACATGGCCGAAGCGCTTGCCTTCGCCGCTGACGGCAAGGTCAAGGCGGATATCGAGCTGCAGCCACTCTCGGCGATCAACAGTGTGTTCCATCGCCTCGCGCACGGCGATGTCCCGTCGCGTGTGGTGCTCGAGTTCGCGAAGGGTTGA
- a CDS encoding NAD(P)-dependent nickel-iron dehydrogenase flavin-containing subunit, with protein sequence MASGPGLAQFADVPGDAINSLLARYRGNPHALVQILREAQVQHGWLPRAMLADLADGLGLTLAHVEGVATFYRFFHTQPVGEYRVLFSDNITDRMLGNVSLLTDLCQRLGVERGQVRADGRVSVDFCSCTGLCDQGPSLLINHHQVVTRLDAARVATLAALIEARLPLADWPAEWSRVNDHVRRADVLLATSLHPGEAIAAALARGVPALFDEMKRSNLRGRGGAGFVTGMKWQLCRDAKGSEHYMVCNADEGEPGTFKDRVLLSRHPDMVFEGMTIGALAIGARHGMLYLRGEYRYLLEPLLDTLQRRRDAHLLGTSIQGQPGFDFDIEIHVGAGAYVCGEESSLIESLEGKRGTPRIRPPFPAENGYLGQPTAVDNVETLCAATHIALQGGAWWAAIGTPKSTGTSVHSVSGDCDRPGIYEYPMGTSVDRILDDCGARDTQAVQVGGPSGKCLSALEFGRRIAFEDVPTAGAFMVFNRSRDMFEVARNYAGFFAEESCGFCTPCRVGTALVVKTMDKLAAGRGSRRDVDVLSDIDSLMHGTTHCGLGGAACNALHDTIVKFRPAYERRLQSLRFEPAFDLDAELADARRLTGRDDAATHLETPS encoded by the coding sequence GTGGCTTCCGGACCCGGTCTGGCTCAGTTTGCCGACGTTCCAGGCGATGCGATCAACTCGCTGCTGGCGCGGTATCGCGGTAATCCGCATGCACTCGTGCAGATTCTGCGTGAAGCGCAAGTGCAACACGGTTGGCTGCCGCGCGCGATGCTGGCTGACCTGGCCGACGGGCTGGGTCTGACGCTGGCGCATGTGGAGGGCGTGGCGACGTTCTATCGGTTCTTTCATACCCAGCCGGTGGGCGAGTACCGCGTGCTCTTTAGCGACAACATCACCGACCGCATGCTCGGTAACGTGTCGTTGCTCACCGATCTGTGCCAGCGGCTCGGCGTTGAGCGTGGTCAGGTGCGCGCCGACGGCCGCGTCAGTGTGGATTTCTGCTCCTGCACGGGTTTGTGCGATCAAGGGCCGTCCTTGCTGATCAATCATCATCAGGTCGTCACGCGGCTCGATGCCGCGCGGGTCGCCACGCTTGCGGCACTCATCGAAGCAAGGCTGCCGCTGGCCGACTGGCCGGCGGAATGGTCGCGCGTGAACGACCATGTGCGGCGCGCCGATGTTCTGCTCGCCACCTCGCTGCATCCGGGTGAGGCCATCGCGGCCGCGCTGGCGCGTGGCGTCCCCGCGCTGTTCGACGAGATGAAGCGCTCGAACCTCCGTGGACGCGGCGGCGCAGGCTTCGTCACCGGCATGAAATGGCAACTGTGCCGGGATGCAAAAGGCAGCGAACACTACATGGTGTGCAATGCCGACGAAGGCGAGCCGGGTACGTTCAAGGACCGCGTGTTGCTGTCACGCCATCCCGACATGGTTTTCGAAGGGATGACGATTGGAGCGCTTGCCATCGGCGCCCGGCACGGCATGCTTTATCTACGTGGCGAGTATCGCTACCTGCTGGAGCCATTGCTCGACACGCTGCAACGCCGGCGCGACGCTCATCTGCTGGGAACGTCGATTCAGGGGCAGCCAGGTTTCGATTTCGATATCGAGATTCACGTCGGTGCCGGTGCCTACGTGTGCGGAGAAGAGTCGTCGCTGATCGAGTCGCTGGAAGGCAAGCGAGGCACACCGCGCATCCGGCCGCCATTCCCGGCTGAAAACGGCTACCTCGGACAGCCTACAGCGGTCGACAACGTCGAGACGCTGTGCGCCGCGACGCACATCGCGTTACAAGGCGGCGCATGGTGGGCGGCTATCGGCACACCGAAGTCCACCGGCACGAGCGTTCATTCGGTGTCGGGAGACTGCGATCGACCGGGCATCTACGAGTATCCGATGGGCACCAGCGTCGATCGGATTCTGGACGATTGCGGCGCGCGCGATACCCAGGCGGTGCAGGTCGGCGGTCCCTCCGGCAAGTGCTTGTCTGCCCTCGAGTTCGGTCGTCGGATCGCGTTCGAAGATGTGCCGACGGCAGGTGCATTCATGGTGTTCAACCGTTCGCGCGACATGTTCGAAGTGGCCCGCAACTATGCGGGCTTTTTCGCTGAAGAGAGTTGCGGATTTTGCACGCCTTGCCGTGTCGGCACGGCGCTGGTCGTCAAGACCATGGACAAGCTCGCGGCTGGGCGGGGCTCACGGCGCGACGTCGATGTGCTTTCCGACATCGACAGCCTGATGCACGGCACGACCCACTGCGGTCTGGGCGGTGCGGCCTGCAACGCCTTGCACGACACCATCGTCAAATTCCGTCCTGCCTACGAGCGACGCTTGCAGTCACTGCGGTTCGAGCCGGCCTTCGATCTCGATGCCGAACTGGCGGACGCGCGCCGTCTGACCGGCAGAGACGATGCGGCGACGCATCTGGAGACCCCGTCATGA
- a CDS encoding [NiFe] hydrogenase diaphorase moiety small subunit, translated as MNALAKPAAATVTFSLDGEEVPFEPGETILQAARRAGRYIPHLCWHPDFHPQGSCRVCTVKVKGRPGSACTLPAAAGEVVESNTDELNAERKMLLQMLFVEGNHFCPSCEKSGNCLLQATAYEMNMEDVLFQEFYPRRPIDASHADVMIDFNRCILCELCVRASHDIDGKDVFAIAGHGIGTHLVVNSMSGKLADTDLAVTDRAANICPVGAILPKRRGFVIPIGERRYDPHTAADPDTQEAS; from the coding sequence ATGAATGCCCTCGCCAAACCTGCCGCTGCCACCGTCACCTTCTCGCTCGACGGTGAGGAGGTGCCCTTCGAGCCGGGCGAAACGATCTTGCAGGCAGCGCGGCGGGCGGGCCGTTACATCCCGCACCTGTGCTGGCATCCGGACTTTCATCCGCAGGGCTCATGCCGTGTGTGCACCGTGAAAGTCAAGGGCCGCCCCGGCTCGGCCTGTACCCTCCCCGCCGCTGCAGGCGAGGTGGTCGAAAGCAACACAGATGAGCTCAATGCCGAGCGCAAGATGCTGTTGCAGATGCTGTTTGTCGAAGGCAATCACTTTTGTCCGTCCTGCGAAAAAAGCGGCAACTGTCTGCTGCAGGCCACGGCCTATGAGATGAACATGGAGGACGTGCTGTTCCAGGAGTTCTATCCACGCCGCCCCATCGACGCGAGCCATGCCGACGTCATGATCGACTTCAACCGCTGCATCTTATGCGAGTTGTGTGTGCGCGCGAGTCATGACATCGACGGCAAGGATGTGTTCGCCATCGCCGGGCATGGCATCGGCACGCACCTGGTGGTCAACAGCATGAGCGGCAAGCTGGCCGATACCGACCTGGCCGTCACCGACCGGGCCGCGAATATCTGCCCGGTGGGCGCGATCCTGCCCAAACGGCGCGGCTTTGTGATCCCGATCGGGGAGCGCCGCTACGACCCGCACACGGCTGCCGATCCCGACACTCAGGAGGCCTCATGA
- a CDS encoding NAD-reducing hydrogenase small subunit, which produces MNTVTSVDAAHQPRKWKVATVSLAGCFGCHTSFLDIDERLLALIEHVEFDRSPLTDIKEVGKCDIGLIEGGVCNSENVLVLRAFRANCKTLVAMGACAINGGLPAERNRFDLAGLLDEVYHDRAGLSEDSEIPNDPELPLLLRQVRPIHAVVHVDYFLPGCPPSADAFWSFLNDLMAGRTPHLTPALMHYD; this is translated from the coding sequence ATGAACACGGTCACGAGCGTCGACGCAGCCCACCAACCACGCAAGTGGAAGGTGGCGACCGTGTCGCTGGCGGGGTGCTTCGGTTGCCACACGTCCTTCCTCGATATCGACGAGCGCCTGCTGGCGTTGATCGAGCACGTCGAGTTCGACCGCTCGCCGCTGACCGACATCAAGGAAGTCGGCAAATGCGATATCGGTTTGATCGAAGGCGGCGTGTGCAACTCCGAGAACGTGCTGGTGCTGCGTGCGTTTCGCGCCAACTGCAAGACGCTGGTGGCGATGGGAGCTTGCGCGATCAATGGCGGTCTGCCGGCGGAGCGCAACCGCTTCGATCTGGCCGGCCTGCTCGACGAGGTCTACCACGATCGTGCCGGCTTGAGCGAGGACAGTGAGATTCCGAACGATCCTGAACTGCCGCTCTTGCTCCGGCAAGTGCGCCCCATTCACGCGGTCGTTCATGTGGATTACTTTCTGCCCGGCTGCCCGCCCTCGGCGGATGCCTTCTGGAGCTTTCTGAACGACCTGATGGCCGGGCGCACGCCGCACCTGACCCCTGCACTGATGCACTACGACTAA